In Sorghum bicolor cultivar BTx623 chromosome 10, Sorghum_bicolor_NCBIv3, whole genome shotgun sequence, one genomic interval encodes:
- the LOC8077323 gene encoding mechanosensitive ion channel protein 10, with translation MDPSSTAKAAAPPNNADHVLLIPPDHQPPPPHPSNNQHPNPPPAETPKLSQQNPEKHPTSSPSRPPLPPAALLRRRSSIAKPKSRFVEPPTPTHPDSAHTSPVHPAAAAAAGANASLTATPTHRAAAGVSTPHTPAEADEDEDLFRNKDGSRAPASAARCRRRARLGLELCVLVLFLGLLVVSLVVPHLQGRVLWGLEIWKWCVMVIAVFSGHLLSQWLVTVIVFVVERNFLLRTKVLYFVFGLKKSFQVCLWLALVLIAWSQLFDSDVGRSRKTARILNYVSRFLASMLIGSVIWLVKTFLMKLVASTFHRKTFFDRIQESVFHQYVLQTLSGPPLMELAENVGREGSGLGRVSISRSKDKEEKGVPEVIDVGKLRRMSQEKVSAWTMRGLITAIRSSRLSTISNTLESFDDVDGMEQKDKEINSEWEAKVAAYAIFKNVARPGYKHIEEVDLLRFFSKEEVDLVIPMFEGASETGKIKKSALKNWVVKAYLDRKSLAHSLNDTKTAVMQLHNLISVIVIIIIIIVTLLLMGLATTKILVVISSQLLVVVFIFGNACKTVFEALIFVFIMHPFDVGDRCVIDGTQMTVEEMNILTTVLLKNDNEKIYYPNSVLSTKPISNFYRSPNMYDTIDFAIDVSTSVESIGALRSKIKGYLESKPTHWHPVHTVNLKDILDVNKINMSLCVQHTMNFQNIREKNIRRSELVMELKKIFEEMNIRYHLLPQKVELTYVSPNPLPMAVSHTR, from the exons ATGGACCCGTCGTCCACGGCGAAGGCGGCCGCGCCGCCAAATAATGCGGACCACGTCCTCCTCATCCCGCCCGaccaccagccgccgccgccgcacccgAGCAATAACCAGCACCCGAACCCACCGCCGGCGGAGACACCCAAGCTCTCGCAGCAGAACCCCGAGAAGCATCCGACCTCCAGCCCCTCGCGCCCGCCGCTGCCCCCCGCGgcgctcctccgccgccgctcctCCATCGCCAAGCCCAAGTCGCGCTTCGTGGAGCCGCCTACCCCGACGCACCCGGACTCCGCCCACACTTCCCCAGTccaccccgccgccgccgccgccgccggcgccaacGCCTCGCTGACCGCCACGCCGACCCATCGCGCCGCCGCGGGGGTCTCCACGCCGCACACCCCCGCGGAGgccgacgaggacgaggacctcTTCCGCAACAAGGACGGCTCCCGCGCGCCGGCGTCCGCGGCGCGGTGCCGCCGCCGGGCCCGCCTCGGCCTCGAGCTCTGCGTGCTCGTCCTCTTCCTCGGCCTGCTCGTCGTCAGCCTCGTCGTGCCGCACCTGCAGGGCCGCGTCCTGTGGGGGCTGGAGATCTGGAAGTGGTGCGTCATGGTCATCGCCGTCTTCTCCGGCCACCTCCTCAGCCAGTGGCTCGTCACGGTCATCGTATTCGTCGTCGAGCGCAACTTCCTGCTGCGCACCAAGGTGCTCTACTTCGTCTTCGGGCTCAAGAAGAGCTTCCAGGTCTGCCTCTGGCTCGCGCTCGTGCTCATCGCCTGGTCCCAGCTCTTCGACAGCGACGTCGGCCGCTCCCGTAAGACCGCCAGGATCCTCAACTACGTCTCCAGGTTCCTCGCCTCCATGCTCATCGGCTCCGTCATCTGGCTCGTCAAGACCTTCCTCATGAAGCTGGTCGCGTCCACGTTCCACCGGAAGACCTTCTTCGATCGGATCCAAGAGAGTGTGTTCCATCAGTACGTGCTGCAGACGCTGTCGGGCCCGCCGTTGATGGAGCTGGCGGAGAATGTGGGGCGGGAGGGCAGTGGCCTTGGGCGGGTCAGCATCAGCAGGTCCAAGGACAAGGAGGAGAAAGGCGTGCCGGAGGTGATCGATGTTGGCAAGCTCAGGAGGATGAGTCAGGAGAAGGTCTCAGCATGGACAATGAGAGGGCTCATCACAGCAATCCGAAGCTCTAGGCTGTCAACCATATCTAATACTCTCGAGAGCTTTGATGATGTAGATGGCATGGAACAGAAGGATAAAGAGATAAATAGTGAATGGGAGGCCAAGGTCGCTGCATATGCCATATTCAAGAATGTCGCAAGGCCCGGCTACAA GCACATTGAGGAGGTGGATCTGCTGAGATTTTTCAGCAAGGAGGAGGTGGACCTTGTGATTCCAATGTTTGAGGGAGCATCAGAGACCGGAAAGATAAAAAAGTCTGCTCTAAAGAATTGGGTG GTGAAAGCATACCTCGATCGCAAATCTCTAGCACATTCTCTGAATGACACAAAGACCGCAGTTATGCAACTTCACAACCTCATCAGTGTTATAGTCATCATTATAATCATCATTGTTACGCTACTGTTGATGGGCCTCGCGACAACCAAGATCCTTGTTGTCATCTCATCCCAGCTTCTGGTTGTGGTATTCATATTTGGGAATGCATGCAAGACTGTATTTGAGGCCCTTATATTTGTATTCATCATGCATCCATTTGATGTTGGTGACCGCTGTGTTATCGACGGAACACAG ATGACTGTCGAGGAAATGAATATATTAACCACTGTTTTGTTGAAGAATGACAACGAAAAGATATATTATCCAAATTCTGTGTTGTCCACAAAGCCAATCAGCAACTTTTACCGAAGCCCTAACATGTATGACACGATTGATTTTGCAATTGATGTTTCAACTTCAGTCGAGAGCATTGGAGCTTTGAGGTCCAAAATTAAAGG GTACTTGGAGAGCAAACCAACACATTGGCACCCTGTCCACACAGTAAACCTGAAGGACATCTTGGATGTgaacaagatcaacatgtctctGTGTGTCCAGCACACCATGAACTTTCAAAACATCCGGGAGAAGAACATCAGGAGGTCTGAGCTCGTTATGGAGTTGAAGAAAATATTTGAGGAGATGAACATCCGGTACCATCTTCTACCCCAGAAAGTTGAACTCACCTATGTCAGTCCAAACCCACTGCCTATGGCTGTTTCTCATACAAGATAG